CAAGCAATTGGTCGACCACGCCTTCGGTCTGCGCGTAGACCTTGCTGCGCTGCGTCGGTTGCACGATTCCTTCGCATCGCAATTTGAAGTCGGCCGGGACGAGGCTTAGGGCGGCGATGATCGCGACCAGCAGCAGCGTGATCCCGATCGCTTTGTTGCGGTGGTGTCCGCGGAACAGGTTGGTGAAGTGCCCCAGTTCTTTCCAGACCGGCATCAGGAACAGACTGTTGTGGCGGCGGGCGTTGGCGACCACGTTGACGACTGGCAGTTCGACAGCTTGCCACATCGGCAGGATCTCATCGCGGCACAACGGCCGCTGCAGACCTTCGATCGCAAGGACGCCGACGACGTCGCCGGGGCTCGCGTCGCGATCGCGAACGATGGCGGCGAGGTCGTCGGGATCGTTGGAGGGTTCCCGCTTTTGGATCAGCGGGATGAAGGCGACCGATTGCGCATCGGTCGCTTCGTAATAGATGTCCAGCAGTCGCGTCAATTCGGGCGGCAGGTCGGAGGCTTGCTCGGGAGACCAGATCGCCAGCCGCGCGGTGGCTGATCGCGTAGCGAGCCGCTGGATTGCGACAACCGATTCGCTTCGCCGGTCGAAGACCTGTTGATTGCTGATCGCCCGCACGACACAACTCTGCCCGCGGAAGATCGACAGACTGATTCGTCCCTCGCCAAAGAAAGCGTGCAGTTCGTTGACGACGTCAAACGCGACTTCGGTCTCGTGCAGGCTGCGGCCGACAACTTCGGCAACTCGCATCGCTCGGGCCTGTAATTCTGGCGGCTGCGCCATCCGAGCGATTGGGGCAGGGCTGGCGACTTCGGCAATCGCCCGTTCGGTTGGTTCAGGTTCTGGTGGCGATGTGTTCGTTTCGAGATCCGTAGGCTGCGTCGCGGGAATCGGAGCCGCGATCGGATCGACTGGCGTGGCCGCGTCGGGTTCATCGACGGTTTCCTCCGGGGCAGCGACTTCCTGCGAAGCACTCTCCTGTTCCGTTGCTTCGTCGGGCGACTGGTTCCCTTGAGTTGCCGTCGCCGCGATGGCGGCTAGCGGTGCGGCGGTATCGAGAATTTCTGTGGAGGGTTCGGCGTCGGGGGCGGCTGGCGCGATCGAACGTTCGAGCTGGGTCTGAACTTGTTGCAAGTCGGCCAGGGTCCAGTGGCTTGCTTCGGGAAGGCGGCTGGGTTGGAACAATTCGACGACCGCTAGCGTCTGCTGGTCGCGGCGGATTGGAAAGACGAGTTGGCGGTGGAACAGAACCAGTTCGCGAATCGCAGTATCGTCAACCTCCTGGTCGTCGTCGGGATTAGCGTGCTGGTCGAAGGCTTGGGACGATTCGGGAGTGACGAAGATGTCGGCGCGTCCTGTTTCGCAGACTTGCTCGGCGTTGGCGACGATATCGGCGGTAAAATCCGAGTCGGGTGCGGCGTCGGCCATTTCGACGCC
Above is a genomic segment from Rosistilla ulvae containing:
- a CDS encoding efflux RND transporter periplasmic adaptor subunit, translated to MSADTTTHSDPRTDLSRLLSAIVAAPVHPDDPLTSIAQRLPELCDACGASAGILWSPDGGGFRWQASHGVEMADAAPDSDFTADIVANAEQVCETGRADIFVTPESSQAFDQHANPDDDQEVDDTAIRELVLFHRQLVFPIRRDQQTLAVVELFQPSRLPEASHWTLADLQQVQTQLERSIAPAAPDAEPSTEILDTAAPLAAIAATATQGNQSPDEATEQESASQEVAAPEETVDEPDAATPVDPIAAPIPATQPTDLETNTSPPEPEPTERAIAEVASPAPIARMAQPPELQARAMRVAEVVGRSLHETEVAFDVVNELHAFFGEGRISLSIFRGQSCVVRAISNQQVFDRRSESVVAIQRLATRSATARLAIWSPEQASDLPPELTRLLDIYYEATDAQSVAFIPLIQKREPSNDPDDLAAIVRDRDASPGDVVGVLAIEGLQRPLCRDEILPMWQAVELPVVNVVANARRHNSLFLMPVWKELGHFTNLFRGHHRNKAIGITLLLVAIIAALSLVPADFKLRCEGIVQPTQRSKVYAQTEGVVDQLLVSDGQWVQQGQVLLTLSNPALSAEIADVEGKLRETQQKLKTCRLQRLLGDFKDDEQRQTNVRQCAGFEASLGKIQDQYDLLLEKQSQLQITSPADGQIVTWDMPQRLTARPVQPGQKLLTIADPKGPWELELKLADKRSGYLRDVIDEQPTATNPAENDDADTGSLKTSYVLASHPTLVREGTIREIARSADVDEDQGNIIRVYVDIGKQPADSEVRTRPGTEVIAHIHVGRSSIGYCKLYEFFDWAKRIWFKYV